In Flavobacterium sp. WV_118_3, one DNA window encodes the following:
- a CDS encoding helix-hairpin-helix domain-containing protein, with the protein MDSNNKYGLKFTRAQRSGVFVLLLLLLGIQLLIYFTGQLQDTPEINPEAEKWLSQQMAIDSLKRENQTSKMQLQPFNPNFISDYKGYILGMTVAEIDRLQAFRAQNKYVNSVAEFRQVTQMDEKRLAEIAPYFKFPEWVNQKIHKTQSVSYPIAKRQEKKDFQIDINKATREELRKIYGIGEALSERILKEKEKFGAFVSAEQFRYIWGLSDEVIEQLIQHFPVINSPEITKIDINNASLKELAQFPYFRYGIAKQIITYRSMTGPIKSKEDLTKIKEFPVEKVDIIALYLDF; encoded by the coding sequence ATGGACAGCAACAACAAATACGGGCTAAAATTCACGCGGGCGCAGCGAAGTGGTGTTTTTGTATTGTTGCTACTACTACTGGGAATACAACTTCTGATTTATTTTACCGGACAATTACAAGACACTCCTGAGATAAATCCGGAAGCCGAAAAATGGTTGTCACAGCAAATGGCGATCGACAGTCTCAAACGGGAAAATCAAACATCCAAAATGCAACTACAACCGTTTAATCCGAATTTTATTTCCGATTATAAAGGATATATTTTAGGAATGACGGTAGCCGAAATCGATCGGTTACAGGCTTTTCGGGCCCAAAATAAATATGTCAACTCAGTAGCGGAATTTCGTCAGGTTACCCAAATGGACGAAAAACGACTTGCCGAAATAGCACCCTACTTTAAATTCCCGGAATGGGTTAATCAAAAAATACACAAAACACAATCCGTTTCATATCCGATAGCAAAGCGACAGGAAAAAAAAGACTTCCAAATCGATATCAACAAAGCCACCCGTGAAGAGCTGCGAAAAATATACGGAATAGGGGAAGCTTTATCCGAACGGATTCTAAAAGAAAAAGAAAAATTCGGTGCCTTTGTCAGTGCAGAGCAATTCCGTTATATCTGGGGATTGTCGGATGAAGTGATCGAACAACTGATACAGCATTTCCCGGTGATCAATTCACCGGAAATAACAAAGATTGATATTAATAACGCCTCACTGAAAGAATTGGCACAGTTTCCGTATTTTCGATACGGGATTGCAAAGCAGATTATCACCTATAGGAGTATGACTGGCCCGATAAAATCCAAAGAAGACTTAACAAAAATTAAAGAATTCCCAGTTGAAAAAGTTGATATAATTGCCTTATATTTGGATTTTTAA
- a CDS encoding PspC domain-containing protein has translation MNLITNIRHFFEKHGFEVSSRLADRLGMRATSVRLFFIYLSFFTVGLWFGVYLTLAFWLRLKDMVYTKRSSVFDL, from the coding sequence ATGAACCTGATCACCAACATACGTCATTTTTTTGAAAAGCACGGATTCGAAGTGTCGTCACGATTAGCCGACCGGTTAGGGATGCGGGCAACCAGTGTTCGCCTGTTTTTTATTTACCTGTCGTTTTTTACGGTCGGCTTGTGGTTTGGCGTCTATCTGACGCTGGCATTCTGGTTGCGCTTAAAAGACATGGTTTATACCAAACGGAGTTCCGTTTTTGACCTCTGA
- a CDS encoding DUF2851 family protein: MQEIFLHYIWQYQKITALPLKTIQGEALQVLNPGYYHKEDGPDFFNACLIIENQRWAGNVEIHLKSSDWYHHRHEINKKYDNVILHVVWEHDIAVFRPDGSEIPVLVLKTYVPDHFLADYYRLMKEKNWILCEKDLLLVEPIFWMKWKERLFLERLEQKVKPIELLLKENKNDWEATLFCCLAKSFGLNTNSEAFYQIGKSIPFTIVQKERYIEGNLEALFLGMATLLDDNKEDRYFCSLKRKWKELKKKYGLNRRSRVPLQFYKVRPDNFPTIRLVQLAGLYQKHSNLFDTVMRQHTLAAFYETFNIEMPEYWNTHYRFDTMSSGKRKVKKMSTAFRQLLFVNAILPLRFLYARYQGEDFSEELLDMARQIVPEQNSITDRFKQLGVKIESAFDSQAILQLKKEYCNYKRCLHCDIGKKLLG; the protein is encoded by the coding sequence ATGCAGGAGATTTTTTTACATTATATCTGGCAATACCAGAAGATTACCGCATTGCCGCTAAAAACAATTCAGGGGGAAGCACTACAAGTGCTCAATCCCGGGTACTACCATAAAGAAGACGGGCCGGATTTTTTCAATGCCTGTTTAATTATAGAAAACCAACGATGGGCGGGTAATGTGGAGATTCATTTAAAATCGTCCGACTGGTACCATCACCGACACGAGATTAATAAAAAATACGACAATGTAATTCTGCATGTGGTCTGGGAACATGATATTGCTGTTTTCCGTCCTGATGGTTCCGAAATTCCGGTATTGGTACTAAAGACATATGTTCCGGATCATTTTTTAGCGGATTATTATCGATTGATGAAAGAGAAAAACTGGATTCTCTGTGAAAAAGACCTGCTTTTGGTCGAACCGATTTTCTGGATGAAATGGAAAGAACGCCTTTTTTTAGAACGCCTGGAGCAAAAAGTAAAACCAATTGAACTGCTTTTAAAAGAAAATAAAAACGATTGGGAGGCAACGCTGTTTTGTTGTCTGGCCAAAAGCTTCGGATTAAATACCAATAGTGAAGCTTTTTATCAGATTGGGAAATCCATTCCGTTTACCATTGTACAAAAAGAACGCTATATCGAAGGTAATCTGGAGGCGCTGTTTTTAGGAATGGCAACATTATTAGATGACAATAAGGAAGATCGGTATTTTTGTAGTCTTAAAAGAAAATGGAAGGAACTAAAGAAAAAGTATGGGCTTAACCGGAGGAGTAGGGTTCCATTGCAATTTTATAAAGTACGACCCGATAATTTCCCAACGATCCGATTGGTACAGCTGGCCGGATTGTATCAAAAACATTCGAATTTGTTCGATACTGTAATGCGACAGCATACACTCGCAGCGTTTTATGAAACTTTCAATATTGAAATGCCGGAATATTGGAACACCCATTATCGGTTCGATACGATGAGTTCGGGAAAAAGAAAAGTCAAAAAAATGAGTACTGCTTTCAGGCAACTGTTGTTTGTAAATGCCATATTGCCATTGCGTTTTTTGTATGCCCGTTATCAGGGAGAAGATTTTTCCGAAGAATTACTGGACATGGCTCGGCAAATCGTGCCGGAACAGAATAGTATAACCGACCGTTTCAAACAATTGGGAGTGAAAATTGAAAGTGCTTTCGATAGTCAGGCCATACTACAGTTAAAAAAAGAATATTGTAATTATAAACGATGCCTGCATTGTGATATCGGAAAAAAGCTATTGGGATAA
- a CDS encoding GLPGLI family protein — MKKLFAIVLVLHFGILYAQRDIIPSNGYRITYLKSSNGKALENQDPILVFAATDQTTLLSSTSIQSGKADFPYEQTFIDLNTRNFTQLAFWNKAKNAATTDSISLSKQTFDLSPETKIILGYQCRKAKTIINSNTIELWFTTDLKVKGAPTVLGADLGLVLEMVRNNNYVITATKIEKQKKISPYQMAFNNFNGPKTDLLTYRDLLWKSRFTTIAVFKNEIINFSDQSKSNDSIFRYANGTVILKKVSFPEIPAGSLIFTELQEQSNGDAYDRTGSVFVIPEDQPHSFLDGLKNGVKSLPVYDNGNGKQYQGIVRTTNYSPLLELMRFFTPFGIQQYNHIALKDKKWHEIVPYRQDISELQSTLSTKTVWIGTFIGNYDKGGHKISLDITIHKGDKPATANRFVLPLFNTTNVMEMAGQDYATLFNTDKGLEVTFDLPNDVANAQLRYITTGHGGWENGDEFVPKKNRIFLDQQEVFAFIPWRQDCGSYRLFNPASGNFNNGLSSSDYSRSNWCPGTVTNPVMIALGDLKAGKHTIQIRIPQGAPEGNSFSSWNVSGVLIGN; from the coding sequence ATGAAAAAATTATTCGCGATCGTATTAGTATTACATTTCGGAATACTGTACGCACAACGGGATATAATCCCGTCCAACGGTTATAGGATAACCTACTTAAAAAGTTCGAATGGAAAAGCACTCGAAAATCAGGATCCGATTCTGGTTTTTGCCGCAACTGATCAAACAACTTTACTCTCGAGTACCAGCATTCAATCCGGTAAAGCGGATTTTCCTTATGAACAAACGTTTATCGATCTGAACACCCGTAATTTCACACAACTGGCCTTTTGGAACAAGGCTAAAAATGCAGCGACTACTGATAGTATTTCACTATCCAAGCAAACATTTGACCTTAGCCCGGAAACCAAGATAATACTGGGCTACCAATGCCGAAAAGCCAAAACAATTATCAATTCCAACACGATAGAACTTTGGTTCACCACCGACTTAAAAGTAAAAGGTGCGCCAACCGTATTGGGAGCCGACCTGGGATTGGTTCTGGAAATGGTACGCAACAATAATTATGTGATTACCGCTACTAAAATTGAAAAACAAAAGAAAATATCACCTTACCAGATGGCCTTTAATAATTTTAACGGCCCGAAAACCGATCTCTTAACCTATCGCGATTTACTTTGGAAAAGTCGGTTTACCACGATAGCTGTTTTTAAAAACGAGATCATCAATTTCTCCGATCAGTCCAAATCTAATGATAGCATTTTCCGGTATGCCAATGGTACCGTTATTCTGAAAAAAGTAAGCTTTCCGGAGATTCCTGCCGGTAGTCTGATTTTTACCGAATTACAGGAACAATCCAATGGTGATGCTTACGATCGTACCGGTTCCGTTTTTGTGATTCCGGAAGATCAGCCGCATTCCTTTTTAGACGGTTTGAAAAATGGTGTAAAATCCCTTCCGGTTTATGACAACGGAAATGGAAAACAGTATCAGGGCATTGTTCGTACTACTAATTATAGTCCGTTATTGGAATTGATGCGTTTCTTTACTCCGTTTGGTATCCAACAATACAATCATATCGCCTTAAAAGATAAAAAATGGCATGAGATTGTCCCGTATCGTCAGGATATTTCGGAATTACAAAGTACTTTAAGTACTAAAACGGTATGGATTGGAACTTTTATCGGGAACTACGATAAAGGCGGTCATAAAATCAGTTTGGACATTACCATCCATAAAGGAGATAAGCCAGCAACTGCCAATCGTTTTGTTTTACCGTTGTTTAATACCACTAACGTGATGGAAATGGCAGGACAGGATTATGCGACCCTGTTTAATACCGACAAAGGCCTCGAGGTTACGTTCGATTTACCGAACGATGTTGCGAATGCACAGCTTCGCTATATAACCACAGGTCATGGCGGTTGGGAAAACGGTGATGAATTTGTCCCTAAAAAGAACCGGATTTTCCTGGATCAACAGGAAGTATTTGCTTTTATACCCTGGCGACAGGATTGTGGTTCGTACCGATTGTTTAATCCTGCTTCGGGGAATTTTAACAACGGCTTGTCTTCATCCGATTACAGTCGTTCGAACTGGTGTCCGGGAACCGTAACCAATCCGGTTATGATAGCTTTGGGCGATCTGAAAGCGGGTAAACATACGATACAGATTCGGATTCCGCAAGGCGCACCGGAAGGAAATAGTTTCAGTTCGTGGAATGTTTCGGGAGTCCTGATCGGAAATTAA
- a CDS encoding pyridoxal-phosphate dependent enzyme produces MKYAKNILETIGNTPLVQLNKVTKEVDALVLAKVETFNPGNSVKDRMAVKMIEDAEADGRLKPGGTIIEGTSGNTGMGLALAAIVKGYKLICVISDKQSKEKMDILRAVGAKVVVCPTDVEPTDPRSYYSVSKRLAEETPNAWYVNQYDNPSNAIAHYEQTGPEIWEQTEGKITHFVVGVGTGGTISGVAKYLKEKNPNIKIWGIDTYGSVFKKYHETGIFDENEIYSYITEGIGEDILPKNVDFSLIDGFTKVTDKDAAVYTRRIALEEGIFVGNSAGAAIKGLIQLKEHFKPEDVVVVLFHDSGSRYVGKMFNDDWMRERGFLDEEITKAEDLIKEHIDKPLVVVRTEELVSHAIERMRKHKISQIPVIDVTGFVGSVDETDLFQSYVADKNVADKPIREVMGAAFPIVKLGTPIDEVSKLINKDNQAVLVDLGNGKHHIITKHDIINSIK; encoded by the coding sequence ATGAAATACGCAAAAAACATATTGGAAACCATAGGGAACACACCTTTGGTTCAACTAAATAAAGTAACCAAAGAAGTAGATGCCCTGGTATTGGCAAAAGTAGAAACCTTCAATCCGGGGAATTCGGTAAAAGACCGTATGGCCGTAAAAATGATCGAAGATGCGGAAGCCGACGGACGTTTAAAACCGGGCGGAACCATTATCGAAGGAACTTCCGGAAATACCGGGATGGGATTGGCTTTGGCTGCGATTGTAAAAGGATACAAGTTGATCTGTGTGATTTCGGATAAACAATCCAAAGAGAAAATGGACATCCTTCGTGCTGTGGGAGCCAAAGTAGTGGTATGTCCTACAGACGTAGAGCCAACGGATCCGCGTTCATATTATTCGGTATCAAAACGTTTGGCCGAAGAAACACCAAATGCATGGTATGTAAACCAATACGACAATCCGTCGAATGCGATTGCACATTACGAACAAACCGGACCGGAAATCTGGGAACAAACCGAAGGGAAAATCACACACTTTGTAGTAGGTGTAGGAACCGGAGGAACCATTTCCGGAGTAGCAAAATATTTAAAAGAGAAAAACCCGAATATTAAAATCTGGGGAATCGATACATATGGTTCGGTATTTAAAAAATACCATGAAACGGGTATTTTCGATGAAAACGAAATTTATTCCTATATCACCGAAGGAATCGGAGAAGACATCCTTCCTAAAAACGTTGACTTTTCACTAATCGACGGCTTTACCAAAGTAACCGATAAAGATGCTGCGGTGTATACCCGTAGAATTGCATTGGAAGAAGGAATCTTTGTAGGAAACTCAGCCGGAGCCGCTATAAAAGGACTGATCCAGTTAAAAGAGCACTTTAAACCGGAAGATGTGGTAGTAGTGTTATTCCACGATAGTGGTAGCCGTTATGTTGGAAAAATGTTTAATGACGACTGGATGCGTGAGAGAGGTTTCCTGGACGAAGAAATAACCAAAGCAGAAGACTTGATCAAAGAGCATATCGATAAACCATTGGTTGTGGTACGTACGGAAGAATTAGTATCGCATGCGATAGAAAGAATGCGCAAACACAAAATTTCGCAGATTCCGGTAATTGATGTTACAGGATTTGTAGGTTCTGTAGACGAAACGGATTTATTCCAGAGTTATGTAGCCGATAAAAATGTAGCGGATAAACCAATCCGTGAAGTAATGGGGGCTGCTTTCCCGATTGTAAAACTGGGAACTCCGATTGACGAAGTATCAAAACTGATCAATAAAGATAATCAGGCAGTTTTGGTTGATTTAGGAAATGGGAAACACCATATTATCACCAAACACGATATTATCAATTCGATAAAATAA
- a CDS encoding putative porin, which translates to MKHLFIAVVLLCSFAMLGQEQIKDSIKPKKSLRGSDNKTHFAPIDQYKIITLDRDTTFVDTSLTIKKDYELNYLRKDIFGLMPFPNEGQTYNTLDYGLTAYNAYPEFGFKAKTFNFMRAEDIKYYSMPTPMTELYYKSVMEQGQNLDAFISLNTSKNLNFSIGYKGLRSLGKYVNQLSSTGNFRFITSYHTTDNRYNLKFHVAIQDILNHENGGVKNLEEFENSIPPYDDRARLDVYFSDDTKSSLEGKRVFFDHSFRLNKNNPNSLVFLHRFNYEYKFFDYSQPTANERFGDSYTSTISNKTRFNSLYNKVGVAYSNQSVGDLEFYLEDYRYNYFYNSTVMNDDGSIKVPNRLNDKINSYGAQYTYYKNKWKGTLLVSNSITDQSLAKIEGTVRYNWDTRNVFTLRFQNMNKLPDLNYNLYQSGYIFYNWTNNFKNEKIKNVEFDAKTQWLDASVKYSILDDHLYFADTSTDATQVLVSPQQYGNTINYFSVKVGREFKVGKFGLDNTFLYQKVDQTDKILNVPEFVTRNSLYFNDHYFSKALYLQMGITLNYFTKYYANTYNPLLGEFYIQQEKEIGNFPMLDFFINAKIKRTRIYLKAEHFNSSFTGYKYYSDPNNPYHDFMVRFGLVWNFFS; encoded by the coding sequence ATGAAGCATCTTTTTATAGCGGTAGTACTGTTATGTTCTTTTGCGATGTTGGGTCAGGAGCAGATAAAGGATTCAATAAAGCCGAAAAAATCACTTCGGGGCTCGGACAATAAAACCCATTTTGCGCCAATCGACCAATATAAAATTATTACGTTGGATCGCGATACTACCTTTGTGGATACTTCATTAACCATTAAAAAGGATTATGAACTAAACTACCTGCGTAAGGATATTTTCGGATTGATGCCGTTTCCAAACGAAGGACAAACCTATAATACACTGGACTACGGTCTGACCGCTTATAATGCTTATCCGGAATTCGGATTTAAAGCCAAGACATTCAATTTTATGCGGGCCGAGGATATTAAATACTATTCGATGCCCACACCAATGACCGAGCTTTACTATAAGTCGGTCATGGAACAGGGGCAAAACCTGGACGCTTTTATCTCATTGAATACCTCTAAGAATCTGAATTTTTCCATTGGGTATAAAGGACTGCGTTCGTTGGGTAAATATGTGAACCAGCTTTCGAGTACCGGTAATTTCCGATTCATAACCAGTTACCATACTACCGATAACCGTTATAATTTAAAATTTCATGTAGCCATCCAGGATATCCTGAATCATGAAAACGGAGGCGTAAAAAATCTGGAAGAATTCGAAAACAGTATTCCTCCTTATGACGACCGTGCGCGTCTGGATGTATATTTTAGCGACGACACCAAATCGTCACTCGAAGGAAAGCGGGTGTTTTTTGATCATAGTTTCCGACTCAATAAAAATAATCCGAACAGTCTGGTTTTTTTGCATCGTTTTAATTATGAATATAAATTTTTCGATTATTCGCAACCAACCGCCAACGAACGTTTCGGCGATTCCTATACCAGTACCATCAGTAATAAAACAAGATTTAACAGCCTCTATAATAAAGTTGGGGTAGCCTATTCCAATCAAAGTGTTGGTGATCTGGAGTTTTATCTGGAGGACTATCGTTACAATTATTTTTATAACAGTACGGTTATGAATGACGATGGCTCGATTAAGGTGCCAAACCGTCTGAACGATAAGATCAACTCCTATGGCGCACAATATACCTACTATAAAAACAAGTGGAAGGGAACCTTGTTAGTATCCAATTCTATAACCGACCAGTCACTGGCTAAAATAGAAGGTACGGTTCGTTATAACTGGGATACACGTAACGTTTTTACATTGCGTTTCCAAAACATGAACAAACTGCCCGATCTGAACTACAATTTATATCAGAGTGGTTATATCTTCTATAACTGGACGAACAACTTTAAAAACGAAAAAATTAAAAACGTTGAATTTGATGCCAAAACACAATGGTTGGATGCTTCGGTAAAATATAGCATTTTGGATGATCATTTGTATTTTGCAGATACGAGTACCGATGCGACTCAAGTGCTGGTTTCGCCACAACAATACGGAAATACGATCAATTACTTCTCGGTTAAAGTGGGACGTGAATTTAAAGTTGGTAAATTCGGTTTAGACAATACCTTTTTATACCAAAAAGTAGATCAGACAGACAAAATACTAAACGTACCGGAATTCGTTACGCGTAACTCCTTATATTTTAATGATCACTATTTCTCAAAAGCCTTATACCTGCAAATGGGAATAACCTTAAATTATTTTACAAAATATTACGCGAATACCTACAACCCATTATTGGGCGAATTCTATATCCAACAGGAAAAAGAAATCGGAAACTTCCCGATGCTCGATTTCTTTATCAATGCAAAAATCAAACGCACGCGAATTTATTTAAAAGCAGAACATTTTAATTCCAGCTTTACAGGCTACAAATATTATTCCGATCCGAATAATCCGTATCATGATTTTATGGTGCGATTCGGACTGGTATGGAATTTCTTTAGTTAA
- a CDS encoding SusD/RagB family nutrient-binding outer membrane lipoprotein, whose translation MKKYKIHLFSLVAALGLSSCDDYLDINQSPNNPTYENVTPNLALSGAITQPYRSFSTMPNALGNLFMNSWGGNVNSVTGIYTVEFDLNIDNSFYSRIWENLFLTTLGLTNIQNFPADNYDNHKAIAKIMKTFYFQYLVDLYGDMPYSQAHNPLNTTPVYDNAQTIYRDLVVQLEDAIEMIDNAPAGTNAVGLEDPVFKGNMTNWKKLANTIKLRLLIRESGVAASQTYLNAEFAELAGADFITTDATVNPGYSNANNDRQNPFYNTYGFQINETTERASYTSTVATDNAIKSLNGSKYGVPDGRLARLFKQNGGSWAGVIQGQTGIEAPDNLANLGPGLIKNSAQDGYIFTAAESYFLQAEAVHRGYLSGSAQGLFEEGIKKSFVLLGLTTADAQTYIDLSNAGGAVSPKIGWVNSTNKIETIMIQKWIALMGINGIESWIEYTRTGFPVTDLALTATRPAKPVRLMYPNSEYTANGNNVPSQSQNDAFNNKIFWALP comes from the coding sequence ATGAAAAAGTACAAAATACATTTATTTTCATTAGTAGCAGCATTAGGATTGTCCTCTTGTGACGATTACTTAGATATCAATCAGTCACCTAACAACCCTACTTATGAAAACGTAACGCCGAACTTAGCTTTAAGTGGAGCGATCACTCAGCCTTACCGTTCATTTTCTACAATGCCAAATGCATTAGGAAACTTATTTATGAACAGCTGGGGTGGAAACGTTAACTCGGTAACGGGTATTTATACTGTAGAGTTTGACTTAAATATCGATAACTCATTCTATTCAAGAATTTGGGAGAATTTGTTTTTAACGACTTTAGGTTTAACAAACATCCAGAATTTCCCTGCTGATAATTACGACAACCACAAGGCTATCGCAAAAATCATGAAAACGTTCTACTTCCAGTATTTAGTAGATTTATATGGTGATATGCCTTATTCTCAGGCGCACAATCCATTAAACACTACACCGGTTTATGATAACGCACAAACTATTTATAGAGATTTAGTGGTACAGTTAGAGGATGCAATCGAAATGATTGATAATGCTCCTGCCGGAACAAATGCAGTTGGATTAGAAGATCCTGTATTTAAAGGAAACATGACAAACTGGAAGAAATTAGCAAACACAATCAAATTAAGATTGTTAATCAGAGAATCTGGTGTTGCTGCTAGTCAGACTTACTTAAATGCTGAGTTCGCTGAATTAGCTGGTGCTGATTTCATCACAACTGATGCTACGGTTAACCCTGGTTATTCAAATGCGAATAACGACAGACAAAACCCGTTCTATAACACGTACGGATTCCAAATCAACGAAACTACAGAAAGAGCTTCTTATACTTCTACTGTAGCTACGGACAACGCGATCAAATCGCTTAACGGTAGTAAATATGGTGTGCCAGACGGACGTTTAGCTAGATTATTCAAACAAAACGGTGGATCTTGGGCTGGAGTTATCCAGGGGCAAACTGGTATCGAAGCTCCGGACAACTTAGCGAATCTTGGTCCTGGTTTGATCAAAAATTCTGCGCAAGACGGATATATCTTTACTGCTGCTGAAAGTTATTTCTTGCAAGCTGAAGCGGTACATAGAGGTTACCTATCTGGTTCTGCTCAAGGCTTATTTGAAGAAGGTATTAAAAAATCTTTCGTTCTTTTAGGATTAACAACAGCGGATGCACAGACTTATATCGATCTTTCAAATGCAGGAGGTGCGGTTAGCCCTAAAATTGGATGGGTAAATTCAACTAATAAAATTGAAACCATTATGATTCAGAAATGGATTGCTTTAATGGGTATCAATGGTATCGAGTCTTGGATCGAGTATACAAGAACTGGTTTCCCTGTAACGGATTTAGCTTTAACAGCTACAAGACCTGCAAAACCAGTACGTTTAATGTACCCGAACTCGGAGTATACTGCAAATGGTAACAACGTACCTAGTCAGTCTCAAAATGATGCATTTAATAATAAAATCTTCTGGGCATTACCATAA